From a single Desulfobacterales bacterium genomic region:
- a CDS encoding type II toxin-antitoxin system RelE/ParE family toxin gives MTVTLEIRYLATAERDLDDIFQYIIKDNPVAASSLLEEIDRSISNLSSNPELGVVPKDDRLKKLGYRVLIIRKYLVFYVIKNEVIQIRRVLHGARQYGFLL, from the coding sequence ATGACCGTCACGCTCGAAATACGTTATTTGGCGACTGCAGAAAGAGATTTGGATGACATTTTTCAGTACATTATCAAGGATAACCCGGTTGCGGCGTCATCGCTTCTGGAAGAGATTGATCGATCAATTTCCAATCTGTCATCCAACCCCGAACTCGGAGTGGTCCCGAAAGACGATCGATTGAAAAAACTGGGATATAGAGTTTTGATCATCAGAAAGTATCTTGTTTTTTATGTTATAAAAAATGAGGTCATACAAATTCGGCGCGTTCTCCACGGTGCCAGGCAATACGGCTTTCTCCTATAA